Sequence from the Kogia breviceps isolate mKogBre1 chromosome X, mKogBre1 haplotype 1, whole genome shotgun sequence genome:
tgaaagaaaatcctGGCAAATACTAAAAAAGGTAAGTAACTACAAATAAGGTAAAAACATCTCATCATTTGCATTCGTGTTTGACTGTAAAACCCAGCACCAGTGTttgaattttcacaaaatagaaataattcgGTGCGGCAATATCTTTCCTTTTGCCATTTGATCTCATaggcataaatatttattttaataagagcTTAGTAAGTTGTGTTCTTCAGATAGGGGTCATATTTGGTTGCTGGAATTTAGAAAGGAAACTTGCAAGTACTTGTACTTTATCGCAATTGCCTTTCGGACTGCcgttaaaaacacaataaatacttAAACACATAAAGCTCTGCGGTCACATTCACTTTATGGAAGGCTTTACCATTGCGCatgcgcccctcccccacccaccccctcgaGGAATGGGCGAAGCAAGCGGGGACAAGGAGAAGGAAATGAGGAGTGGGGAGAAGCGGTTACATAGGAGTGGGGGACAAACCGAAGTCTACAAGTTCAAGGATCACTGCGGGCTCACAGTCAACCacaggaggaaagggaggctcaGAACAAGAGAAGTCAAACTTGAGGGGAACTTGGTCTCTAAAAGAGCaagcgcgcacgcgcacacacacacacacacacacacacacacacacacgcacacacacacacacacacacttttgcaGAGTACATAACGTAAAGGAGGAGTATGCCTGAAAGGTAGGTGTAGCTTACACTGTCTGTGACTCAGTGTCCGCACGTGTCTGTGTGTAGATGCACTCAGATGTCTCACTTTGTATTACATATGCCGGCCAACCTTAAAAGTGGACCACCGCTCGGCCACCCCTAAGGGCACTTTTCACACAGACATTTCATCAGAATCAGCTTCAACATCAAGAACCACAACCTCACGGTAATCATTGGTGGCAGGGCTGGAGGCGGGCTCAGGGAGGTCAGTGACGTCGCACTCTAGGTGGCCAGCAGCTGTGGGTTCAGGCTCCAGGTGGCTGGTGGCAACGGGCTCGGGATAGTCGGCAGGCTCGGGGTGGCTGGTGGCAGGCTTGGTGTGGCCAGTGGTGGCTTTAGGGCAGCTGGTGGCAGGGCTGAAGGTGGCCTTGGGGTGGCTGCCAGCAGGGACGTGGTGACCAGTGACGGGCTTGGGGTGGCCAGAGGCAGGCTTGAAATGGACAGAGTCAGCCTTGAAGTGGACAGAGGCAGGCTTAGGGTAGACAGTGGCAGACTTGGGGTGGCCAGAGGCAGGCTTGGAGTGACTAAAGACAGACTTATGGTGACCGGAGGCAGATTTGCGGTGCACAGAGGCAGACCTGGGTTGGCCGGCTGCAGCGTCACCGGGTAGTGGCACATTCCGGACGTTCATCGGCATTTCCTCCACAGCAGGACAGGCACGGGCACGGTCTTGTTCGCGGGCTTGGTcacgggcgcgggcgcgggcgcgggcgaaGGCTCGGGCCTCCCGCATCTCCCGAACATCAGTGATGAGGCCAGAGAGGAACAGGATAGGATGCCGCATAGCATGGAAGATGGTCCAGTATTCCCTTCGGAAATTCTCATTGAGGAGACCGTAGATCACAGCATTGAGGCAGCTGTTGAAGTAGGCTACGAAGTAGGCTGCAAGATAAAGCCAGTTGGGGATCCTGCCCGCCATCTCCTTTGGACTGACGGCCACCAAGACAGTGAGCACGTTGATAGGGCACCAGCACACTGCAAAGAGGAGGAAGATCACAAACATGGTTAGAAAATTGCGCACCTCAGCAAGCTGGTTGTCAGGATTCTGCCCAGCCGGGTCACGGGCCGCCAGCACTTTGGTCCAGATCCGCACGTAGCAGAAACCCACTATGAGCAAAGGGAGGACAAAGTGGGTGCAGACGATGGTCACAGCGAAGGCAGGGTTGTTCAGGTAGTTGAAGATGCAGGTGTAGGTGCGAGGGTCATACTCGATGGTGCCAATGTACGTGTTGGGCAGGACAGCCAGGACGGTCATAATCCAGGTGACAACCAGGTAAATGCAGGTATTGCGCACGCTGAAGATGCGCTCATACTGGAGGCTGTGACAGATGTAGCAGTAACGGTTGATGGCAATTGCCACGATATTGAAGATAGAACCGACCACACTCAGCCCTGTGATGAGTCCAACCATCTGGCACTGTAACTGGCTCAGATCCCAGCCACCAATGGCCATGGCGTGCAGCATCAGAGGATAGGGGTAGATAGCCACCAGCATATCAGCCACAGAGAGGCTAACCACGAAGATGTTGCCTGAAAAGCAtattggggcggggggggggtgggggggggggggaggaagacagagaagaaTAAATGGTGAAATTTGGAAATCTACAAATACAAAGCTGGAGGAAAAGGCCAGCTGGAGTCGTGACAATTTAGAATTCTagaattcttttaaagaaatacagttgtatttttatttttagttacaaGCAAGTCCCAGATGATTCTGGTGCACAAGCAGGTTTGGGGGAACCTGTCCTTTGACAACCTGTTTTTCCTTTCAAACAGCGTCATCTCTGCTTCGGGAAAACAGTGAAGTCAGAAAGCAGTAAACACGGAAGCCCGTTGGGGAGCCCTTCACACTCCAACACACGCAGACCTGTGGCCgtcattttaaacaaaaacaaaatgcaaagtttGGGCGgagtaggggtgggggagggaggaagtggaGGGGAGCTGGAGGGAGCTGTCTGTTGGAAACAGGCTGCAGGGTAGGGACTGGGGTGGGTGGAGAGATTGCAGGACTGTCAGGAAGCCTCaacctcctcccccaaccccgaaAAAAACCAAATTAGCCCTCTGCCTTCTCTAACTTACCGTCGCATTTACAACGCAAACATGTCTAACGAGAACTGTGCGAGAAAGGGCATGTCGTTTTCTTAAGCGCTCTTTCCCAGCGGGATCAGACAATAATCTAAGACCTAGCCCAGTAAATACTTACCATTTCCGAGGTAACCTAAGAGTAAAAACTGAGGGCGGGGAGAGGCCCTGTAAAATTTAGTCTGAGAAATAGTgagcaaagagggaaaaaaaaaaaatcaagaaaatcccTGCAAGGATTTTAGCAGAATTGCTTGCTTCACGCGGGTCCCCGAGCAGAGCCGGGCACCAGCACGTCCGCCGCCCTGCACACTGCTTCCAGGCCCCCGGTCCCGGGCGATCCCGGGCTTTCCTGGGGCCTGCGGGCTATACAGGAAAgtgccgggggagggggggggcacTCCTGTTTTGTAGGGCGGCGGTAGGAATGCTGTTTGTAAAACCTGCAAGGCCAAGTGCAGATGCGGAGCCCTTCCTCTGGAAACACCTCATTGCTAATTAGCATTGGTTTGGCAAAATATTGCACTTCATCTCGGACTGGGAGCAAATAAGCACttttaaaagagca
This genomic interval carries:
- the GPR50 gene encoding melatonin-related receptor — translated: MGPTLAVPTPYGCIGCKLPQPDYPPALIIFMFCAMVITIVVDLIGNSMVILAVSKNKKLRNSGNIFVVSLSVADMLVAIYPYPLMLHAMAIGGWDLSQLQCQMVGLITGLSVVGSIFNIVAIAINRYCYICHSLQYERIFSVRNTCIYLVVTWIMTVLAVLPNTYIGTIEYDPRTYTCIFNYLNNPAFAVTIVCTHFVLPLLIVGFCYVRIWTKVLAARDPAGQNPDNQLAEVRNFLTMFVIFLLFAVCWCPINVLTVLVAVSPKEMAGRIPNWLYLAAYFVAYFNSCLNAVIYGLLNENFRREYWTIFHAMRHPILFLSGLITDVREMREARAFARARARARDQAREQDRARACPAVEEMPMNVRNVPLPGDAAAGQPRSASVHRKSASGHHKSVFSHSKPASGHPKSATVYPKPASVHFKADSVHFKPASGHPKPVTGHHVPAGSHPKATFSPATSCPKATTGHTKPATSHPEPADYPEPVATSHLEPEPTAAGHLECDVTDLPEPASSPATNDYREVVVLDVEADSDEMSV